The Streptomyces sp. NBC_00335 DNA window GCGTGATCCCGACGCCGGGAAGGTCGCCTTCGGGCCGTACGCCGTCGCCTGGATCAAAGAGCGTGAGCTGACCAGCACCACGCGACAGCTCTACGGCTCGCTCCTCAAGCACCACCTGGACCCGGTCCTCGGCGGGGTCAACCTGGGGGAGATCTCGCCACCCCTCGTACGGCGCTGGCGTGCCGACAAGCTCGCCGGCGGTACCGGGCCCACCACGGTGGCCAAGGCCTACGCCCTGCTCCGCGCCATCCTGGGTACGGCCGTGTCCGACGAGCTGATCCGGCGCAACCCCTGCCAGGTCAAGGGCGCCAGCAGCGTGCACACCCCGGAGCGACCCACCGCCACGGTTAAGGAGGTCTACGCGCTGGCCGAATCGATCCAGCCGCGCTACCGGACCCTCGTGCTCATGGCCGGATTCCTCGGGCTGCGCTGGGGCGAGCTGATCGGCCTCCACCGGCGGGATGTCGATCTGGAGCAACGGACCGTGCGTGTCCGGCGGGCTGTCGCCGAACTGAGCAACGGGCAGCGGGAGATCAAGGCGCCGAAGAGTGCCGCGGGTAAGAGGACGGTCTCCATCCCCGGCGTGATCCTCCCGGACCTTCATGAACACCTGAAGCGGTACGCGGAGGCCGGCGCCGATGGGCGTGTCTTCGTCGGGGCCAAGGGGGCGACCCCGCGCCGGAACCACTTCAACCGGCTCTGGCACAAGGCGTGTCGAGAAGCGGGGATCAAGGGGCTGCACTTCCACGATCTCCGGCACACGGGCAACACGCTGGCCGCGTCAACGGGTGCCAGCACCCGGGAGTTGATGACGCGCATGGGTCACAGCACCGCCCGTGCCGCGCTGATCTACCAGCACGCCAGCGCCGATCGGGACCGGCTGATCGCCGATGCCCTGAGCGGGCTCGTGAAGAAGAGCCGCAAGATCGAGAAGCCCAAGGTCCCCAAGACTTCCAAGAAGCCCGTGAGGGCCACCAAGGGCACGAAGGAAGATCCACAGCGGAAGGGGCACGCAGGGGGCACGCGGAGCTGATCGCAGCCCCGGGAACGACGAAGGGCCAGGTCGAGGAAACATCCTCTGACCTGGCCCTTTGCGTCTCTGAGCGGGTGACGGGAATCGAACCCGCGTAGCTAGTTTGGAAGACTAGTGCTCTACCATTGAGCTACACCCGCAGCACGTGCGACGCAGGTCCGGGGACCGCGGCACGAACAGCATCCTAGCGGGTCCCGGCGGGGGATCGCACACAGCATTTCGCGCCCGCGTGTGGCCGCGGCCGCGCCGCCGGGGCATCGCCGTGGGCCCCGGGCGCGCCTTTCGCCGAAACTCCGCGCGGCGGAGGGTCTTCGGGCATGTACCCTACGTGTCGCACCGACGGGGTGTGGCGCAGCTTGGTAGCGCGTCCGCTTTGGGAGCGGAAGGTCGTCGGTTCGAATCCGGCCACCCCGACCAGCAGGAGGACCGCGCGATCCCCCT harbors:
- a CDS encoding tyrosine-type recombinase/integrase — protein: MAGKRRPFGRVRKLPSGRYQARYLGPDGQLRPAPETFRTKKDADDWLADTQTEMRRGDWRDPDAGKVAFGPYAVAWIKERELTSTTRQLYGSLLKHHLDPVLGGVNLGEISPPLVRRWRADKLAGGTGPTTVAKAYALLRAILGTAVSDELIRRNPCQVKGASSVHTPERPTATVKEVYALAESIQPRYRTLVLMAGFLGLRWGELIGLHRRDVDLEQRTVRVRRAVAELSNGQREIKAPKSAAGKRTVSIPGVILPDLHEHLKRYAEAGADGRVFVGAKGATPRRNHFNRLWHKACREAGIKGLHFHDLRHTGNTLAASTGASTRELMTRMGHSTARAALIYQHASADRDRLIADALSGLVKKSRKIEKPKVPKTSKKPVRATKGTKEDPQRKGHAGGTRS